TAACCAAGGTCCCATCCTTGGTATTTGCTGCTTTTTCTTGGATAAGGCTTCATATTTACCCTTTTATTAAACATGAGAGGTATTTTTGACAGGATGAACGTGAACTAAAAAGACAGAAGAGGAAGCAATCCAATAGGGAGTCTGCTAGGAGGTCAAGATTACGAAAGCAGGTACAGTTTCACTTGTATTTGTCCCCACTTCCCACCTAACTTTTTGGCCAACGTGAAAACAGTCAAATAAGTAGCAAATATCTTTgcaatattttttcttttttggttggTTGGGGAGGGTGGGGTCTCTTAACAGATACAggaattaaataaacaaaaccaTAAAGGAGTTCAACTTGGTGCATTCGTTCATTCATGCATACGTATAAGATAAAATAGTAAACTTTAAATATTGTAAAGAGTTTGTCTTTCTTGGTTGTGACCAGGCTGAATGTGAAGAGCTACAAGCAAGGGTGGAGACCTTGGGCAATGAGAATCGCTCTCTCAGAGAAGAGCTGCAGAAGCTTTCAGAGGAATGCCAGAAACTTACGTCCGAAAATGGTTCTATCAAGGTTAATTTCCAGAAACAAATGTCACTTATCCAACACTACTAGAATCGAAAACAAAGACATTTTACTAACAGATGTGATTTTTGTGATCATAACAGGATGAATTAACACGATTGTGCGGACCAGAAGTTGTAGCGAATCTTGAACATCATCAAGCTCGTAGTGGCGAAAGCAACAgttaaacacaaaaaaaaaaaaaagaaatagtcCACGCATTGTGCTTATTATGGTTAGAGTAGAAATTTAATCAAAACTACGGGAAACAGTGGCTTCAATTGAGCATAGAACACTTATTTTTCGCTACTAATTTACATCCTTTTAACAACCCCTCCCATCTTTGTAACTGTAACTTTAAATTGAGTTTAACTGAGCTGGAACATATTTTAAGTTTTGCGATTTGCTGTATCATCATGTATCTGTGGGAAAAgagatataaatataaatatataacaaGAGACCAGTAATCAGACATTTGTAATTTCATGTTACTATGTTTCTTCTTTTATATGTTTTTTTCCTCATTTGATAGAATGTTCAATAtcttcattatttttttaaaacaaacgaAAACCAGGAGCTAATTAATTTATATGTACAAAAGCCAGACTACACAGATTTcgatttttcttttttaaacaaACGAAAAGTAGAAAACGACACACGTCTATAGAGTCTGGAATATAACTGAGTGAATTGTTTTCGATCATACGTAATTAGCAGGAGAGTGCACTAATCCTCATGATCAGATTCTATAACCGAGGCTGTTGTGGCCCTTTGGCCACCTTCAATTGCATTTTGTTGTGGTCGATGGGGTTCGGGTCCTCCTTTCAAAAAATGGTCAGCTGAGATGTTTTTTAAGAGAGAAAACAAATGTAAATTAACTAGAAAAATGGTTTTTGTCCAGAGTGATAAATTGGTAATAGAACAAAGCATAACATTTACTTTAGTTCTCACCTGATCCCATAATCTTCAAGACGACTGTTCTGAAATAATGGAATTCTGCTTTGTGGGCATTGAAAAGCTTGACCTGAAAATTCAATACCGGAAAGTACTTATAAATTTTATCTTAACCTGGATACAACAGATTCAGATGCATTTGAACTTCTTAAACATTAAGTAATTAGGCAAGTAAAATAAGACTAGCCAGGAAATGAGCAATACAGAAGGGCATACCATTTCACCATATGTACGACCCAAAACTTGGTCAATTCTGGCTTGATGCCTCAAGAAGAATGGACGCAGGTAGTTCGTGTACACCTGCTTAGCCCCCTGGTAGAAGAAGCGGTTAATCTGATATTGGATAGAGTAGAACTAGAAGGGCTTTGTGTAGAACTATAAAATTATGCTAGACAAGGGCTTTGtgaagaaatataaaatacaacCATGAAAAATGCTAGAGAAGTATAAAATTTACGTACATTACAAGTTGGAAGTTGAAGCCAGACAAGAAATGCAAACTTCAGATGATAGTACATGGGTATCCTGCAAAATTATGAAAGTTTAAACATCAAATTCAATCAGATTGATAAACGTAACCGTGCATATCAATATGTCAACTTGTGCACCATGGATATTTGTCATCAGTGGAAATAGGTTTTGTCAAAAGCGAAATTATGACAATTTCCATAAAGCAAACCTCCAATAGAAAATATATCAAGATCAGAAGCATGAAAACTGACTGATCACATGCATATGTCCTATCACTGTTTATTTCGTATCTTGTCCTATATTTGTATAATAATCTGACTTCAAAAACAAAAAACCATCGTTAAAGAATGAAGTTCCATACCAAGAAATAAGCTTATCTGCAAAGACT
The genomic region above belongs to Humulus lupulus chromosome 1, drHumLupu1.1, whole genome shotgun sequence and contains:
- the LOC133812591 gene encoding HVA22-like protein k; the encoded protein is MALMASNLTSEVGLRILLCPLGSNIVLRTACCSVGIALPVYSTFKAIENKNNDEQQKWLLYWAAYGSFSLVEVFADKLISWIPMYYHLKFAFLVWLQLPTCNGAKQVYTNYLRPFFLRHQARIDQVLGRTYGEMVKLFNAHKAEFHYFRTVVLKIMGSADHFLKGGPEPHRPQQNAIEGGQRATTASVIESDHED